From Syngnathus scovelli strain Florida chromosome 14, RoL_Ssco_1.2, whole genome shotgun sequence, one genomic window encodes:
- the rab11fip5a gene encoding serine-rich adhesin for platelets isoform X2, with protein MYDLVMKDKGASTFSKLKERMRGKRRSSEDEATSGGTGPLSRVRQRLPSDGGGEEDYEDDEGGEVRRSKMRTFFLRGKLRKSSDTRSSTSLGSESSESSSRGGSLSPTAGISVVVSDLSNSPSNSSNLTADSPERTADTSPRLSPLRCDFSDEINEITIAVPQLPAGINGTHKPQDQASGALETSLGLGHLQKTLPLSVSLQNLHPRASAEPLHGTVGDGRRWSFDKAGEEESAAIAAAMEKNCPVLGREETGEEVEQDSGTEGKHKGWFGSKESHSISSSVAPHELDPGTEPPLDPLHHSNPFCSSPPLSPSNPFLSHDTLYDSSLPPLPFLSNSRPPIEQLFPKTGYADTQTWESQTTEDHVIGLGKKIPLSQKSSNPFASAEEQEPHTEWDDSFEEFAACRLQGSKDLTSNILTNTHQLELGSDERNDSLNTKSVMLSNYMTTCSHLHSLDPIPEDESFEYCNEVFNTLESHPPTGWHQANSATNMAPFPDGSSGIGSSVEDDFLCCFSSNSASDKFSACSLDETEPQNFDSVAPTLEILSETVITPKGSTSTDELLTDAAQRTASQSDDSEWWDSDGSLVFTPPPTMSSAMIAGLEATDMQTPENLDLEPKCEMQSDDDNNEDVSQGELSGQPSLDIPSSPPGTDLSLSFEEGCWESPVPSRHLGDCDKNTNSFLQSLNMNTDSQDDQNCCSLPPSECSGISNPTEKSHSENLTFCGELGQTGEPAIGSVSPDGSNNQADLLAPILEIRSETDEQDFSAVDKNFQVLPATDVFSNPMEGNEFTALDVGFARNPPQLSKISQSTRSFLQSLNGNLQCHQNQYGIYDPSETLDMEKSTFSGESGEISEFIDGSFCGKGSTEDPNNQHDLSLVMTDSPDTFEPCFTAGDDNSSQFLPVTHTDSYQKLIEGDQVTDLSAVSLKRPLPPLPQMSQITRGSPKIPDRNLQDHQNHISVPDATESINSEKSTFCGKLEEIPEPIRILVSPRGSTSGPNDQADSLFLMSENTPDTCESAFIESCDLGFTARNDGSSEVLPGTPSDSYPNTIDDEQFTVLDDVFVNKPSPEVSQTSQSSRSFLQSLDGKLQHHYGIATHPEMVIAKNSTFCGELGEIQSATTASLIPESFPSDSKNLNDWLSVVTEDRQDPYESSFNRGDDGSSQVLPATSTDSYAKPFGDDLVTAFDDMFVKNPPPQLPKIFQRTMSVPSFHLSPNHYGDSKPTERRGSENSTFAGKAGEVPEDTGASLGLTTGPNINTHITDWLTQVMTDRADAGLTRGDLRGSQVLAATPTILKPDEVFGNQMVENLPPHHPTVHRASTLPFNWDKTLPLSFWKESCSPEALSTSPSSPCPSTASAPTLTRENSCFPSFISSPSNASLLPVTLKPQEALECQQEHATHQELSPHPVRPLSSGPLVEGRSVLEKIKSSIHPGRRSQTGEKILTEGAGSYYHLTHSELIGLLVQREAELDQQKADFQQQRALLAKREVELRKLKPQVRDLEDYIDTLLVRIMEQKPTLLQVRSRLK; from the exons ATGTACGACCTGGTCATGAAGGACAAAGGGGCTTCCACGTTCAGCAAGCTGAAGGAGCGCATGAGGGGCAAGAGGcgatccagtgaagatgaggcaaccTCAGGTGGCACCGGCCCGCTGAGCCGCGTGCGCCAACGTCTGCCCAGCGACGGGGGCGGCGAGGAGGACTACGAGGACGACGAGGGCGGCGAAGTGAGGCGCAGTAAGATGAGGACTTTCTTTCTGCGAGGCAAGCTGAGGAAGTCGTCGGACACGCGCTCCAGCACGTCGCTGGGGTCCGAGAGCAGCGAGTCGTCGTCGCGTGGTGGGAGTCTCAGCCCCACAGCTGGCATCAGTGTGGTGGTCTCCGACCTCTCCAACTCACCTAGTAACAGCAGCAACCTGACCGCTGACAGCCCAG AGCGCACGGCTGACACATCACCCAGGTTGTCTCCCTTGCGCTGTGACTTTAGCGATGAGATCAATGAGATCACCATAGCCGTGCCTCAACTTCCCGCGGGCATCAATGGAACGCACAAGCCCCAGGATCAGGCCTCAGGAGCTCTAGAAACTTCTTTGGGCCTGGGACACCTGCAGAAGACTTTGCCTCTATCCGTGTCTTTGCAGAATCTTCACCCGCGggcctctgccgaacccctgcatGGCACCGTGGGCGATGGACGACGCTGGTCTTTTGACAAGGCCGGCGAGGAGGAGAGTGCTGCTATTGCAGCGGCCATGGAGAAAAACTGCCCTGTGTTGGGCAGAGAAGAGACAGGCGAGGAGGTTGAACAAGACTCTGGCACAGAGGGCAAACACAAAGGATGGTTCGGGTCCAAGGAGTCGCACAGTATATCCAG CTCGGTGGCACCTCATGAACTAGATCCCGGCACTGAGCCACCCCTTGACCCACTGCACCACTCTAACCCCTTCTGTTCCTCACCACCCCTGTCACCCAGCAACCCTTTCCTATCGCACGACACGTTGTACGATTCCTCGTTGCCCCCCCTGCCCTTTCTTTCCAATTCCCGGCCTCCTATTGAGCAACTCTTTCCAAAGACGGGTTATGCAGACACCCAGACTTGGGAGAGTCAAACTACCGAAGACCACGTCATTGGCTTGGGCAAGAAGATACCTTTAAGCCAGAAGTCTTCAAACCCTTTTGCATCTGCTGAGGAACAGGAACCACATACGGAATGGGACGATTCTTTTGAGGAGTTTGCTGCTTGCAGGCTGCAAGGTTCAAAAGACCTGACATCTAACATTTTAACCAACACCCATCAGCTGGAACTTGGCAGTGATGAAAGGAATGATTCCCTGAATACCAAAAGTGTCATGTTGAGCAACTACATGACGACCTGCAGCCACCTGCACTCTTTGGACCCCATCCCAGAGGATGAAAGCTTTGAGTACTGCAACGAAGTGTTTAACACTTTGGAATCACACCCTCCCACTGGATGGCATCAAGCTAACAGCGCTACTAACATGGCTCCCTTCCCAGATGGTTCTTCGGGCATCGGGAGTTCAGTTGAAGATGATTTCCTCTGCTGTTTCTCTTCAAATTCTGCATCGGACAAGTTCTCAGCGTGCTCCTTGGATGAAACTGAGCCGCAGAATTTCGACAGCGTTGCTCCAACCTTGGAGATCTTGTCCGAAACAGTTATCACTCCAAAGGGTTCTACGTCTACAGATGAGCTTTTGACTGATGCAGCTCAACGAACTGCAAGTCAGAGTGACGATTCGGAATGGTGGGATTCAGACGGGTCCTTAGTCTTCACACCAccgccgactatgtctagtgcaATGATTGCAGGTTTAGAAGCTACAGACATGCAAACTCCAGAGAACCTGGACCTAGAGCCAAAATGTGAGATGCAATCTGATGACGACAACAATGAAGACGTATCTCAAGGCGAATTAAGTGGACAACCATCTCTGGACATTCCCAGCTCTCCCCCAGGCACTGACCTATCCTTGTCGTTTGAGGAAGGTTGCTGGGAATCTCCTGTACCTTCCAGGCATCTTGgagattgtgacaaaaacactaACAGCTTTCTCCAAAGCCTCAACATGAACACTGACTCACAGGATGACCAAAATTGCTGCTCTCTACCGCCCTCAGAATGTTCTGGGATTTCCAACCCTACTGAGAAGTCACACTCTGAGAACTTGACTTTCTGTGGGGAGCTCGGACAAACTGGGGAACCCGCCATTGGTTCAGTGAGTCCAGATGGCTCAAATAACCAAGCTGACCTGTTGGCTCCAATTCTGGAAATCAGATCAGAAACTGATGAACAAGATTTCTCAGCAGTGGACAAGAATTTTCAAGTTCTCCCTGCAACAGACGTCTTTTCAAATCCCATGGAGGGAAATGAATTCACAGCTCTTGATGTAGGTTTTGCAAGAAACCCTCCACAACTCTCAAAAATATCACAGAGCACCAGGAGCTTTCTCCAAAGCCTCAATGGCAACTTGCAGTGCCACCAAAACCAGTACGGCATATATGACCCATCAGAGACACTTGACATGGAGAAATCGACCTTCTCTGGGGAATCAGGAGAGATTTCGGAATTCATCGATGGTTCATTTTGTGGAAAAGGCTCAACCGAAGATCCAAACAATCAACATGACTTGTCTTTGGTGATGACTGACAGCCCAGATACTTTTGAGCCTTGTTTCACAGCAGGGGACGACAATAGTTCCCAATTTCTCCCTGTGACTCATACAGACTCTTATCAAAAGCTCATTGAGGGCGATCAGGTCACTGATCTCAGTGCTGTGTCTTTGAAAAGGCCTTTACCACCACTACCCCAAATGTCCCAGATCACCAGGGGATCTCCCAAAATCCCCGACAGAAACTTGCAGGACCACCAAAACCATATCAGTGTACCCGACGCCACTGAGAGCATTAATTCAGAGAAATCTACCTTCTGTGGCAAGCTAGAAGAGATTCCAGAACCCATTAGAATTTTAGTGAGCCCCAGGGGTTCTACCAGTGGCCCAAATGACCAGGCTGACTCATTGTTTCTGATGTCAGAGAACACACCAGATACCTGTGAATCAGCTTTCATAGAATCTTGTGACTTGGGCTTCACAGCAAGGAATGATGGGAGTTCTGAAGTCCTCCCTGGCACTCCTTCAGATTCGTATCCGAATACCATTGACGACGAACAGTTCACCGTTCTCGATGATGTATTTGTGAACAAACCTTCACCAGAAGTCTCTCAAACATCCCAGAGTTCTAGGAGCTTTCTCCAAAGCCTCGATGGAAAGTTGCAGCACCATTATGGCATAGCCACACACCCCGAGATGGTAATCGCGAAGAACTCTACTTTCTGTGGGGAGCTAGGAGAGATTCAGAGTGCCACCACTGCTTCACTGATTCCAGAGAGTTTTCCCAGTGATTCAAAAAATCTAAATGACTGGTTGTCTGTGGTTACAGAAGACAGACAAGATCCTTATGAGTCAAGTTTTAACAGAGGGGATGATGGAAGTTCTCAGGTTCTCCCTGCAACATCAACAGACTCATATGCAAAGCCTTTCGGGGATGATCTTGTCACTGCTTTTGATGACATGTTTGTGAAAAACCCACCACCACAACTTCCCAAAATATTCCAGAGAACAATGAGCGTTCCTTCATTCCACTTATCTCCAAACCATTACGGTGACTCAAAGCCCACCGAGAGGCGAGGGTCAGAGAACTCTACCTTTGCTGGGAAGGCTGGAGAGGTTCCGGAAGACACCGGCGCTTCACTGGGTTTGACCACTGGACCAAACATTAACACGCACATCACCGACTGGTTGACTCAAGTGATGACAGACCGAGCAGATGCAGGTCTCACTCGAGGTGACCTCAGGGGTTCGCAAGTTCTCGCTGCAACTCCAACTATATTGAAGCCTGATGAGGTTTTTGGTAACCAGATGGTGGAAAACCTGCCACCGCACCACCCCACAGTACATCGCGCAAGCACCCTCCCGTTCAATTGGGACAAGACCCTTCCACTGTCCTTCTGGAAAGAGTCCTGCTCCCCCGAGGCGTTATCCACATCCCCTTCCTCCCCCTGCCCTTCAACGGCCTCCGCTCCTACACTAACCCGTGAAAATAGTTGCTTCCCCTCTTTCATTTCCTCCCCTTCTAATGCCTCGCTGCTGCCCGTCACACTGAAACCTCAGGAGGCACTGGAATGCCAGCAGGAGCACGCAACTCATCAGGAGCTCAG TCCCCACCCGGTGCGGCCCCTGAGCAGTGGCCCGCTGGTCGAAGGCCGCTCAGTCCTGGAGAAGATCAAGTCCAGCATCCACCCTGGCAGGAGAAGTCAGACCGGCGAGAAG ATCCTAACGGAGGGCGCCGGCTCGTACTATCACCTGACCCACAGCGAACTGATTGGTCTCCTGGTGCAGCGCGAGGCGGAGTTGGATCAGCAGAAGGCGGACTTTCAGCAGCAGCGCGCCCTGCTGGCCAAACGGGAGGTGGAACTGCGTAAGCTGAAGCCGCAGGTCCGGGACCTGGAGGACTACATTGACACGCTCCTGGTGCGCATCATGGAGCAGAAGCCCACCCTCCTGCAGGTGCGATCCAGGCTCAAATGA